Part of the Henckelia pumila isolate YLH828 chromosome 2, ASM3356847v2, whole genome shotgun sequence genome is shown below.
CTGACTGGAAGATGAATGGCCATGTGCTTCAGGGAGAACGTCTGTTTATAAATCATCACCCGCCCCAGCTCTATACTGCAAGACTGTGCTTCTGATACCATATTATGGCTGATAGTAAAGGTGCAACTGTAAAGTAGTTAAAACATCCCATGTTGATCGTTTTGCCACAAAGACAGCCATGCACCACAATGAGGGCAAATGCTTCTACACATTGTAGGCATACCCTATATCAGTGACATTGTCCAGAAACAGCACAAGGAAACCTAGAACCACTATGTTCTTGTCACAAGAGCTAAAATGTATACATTAACcctatataaaaataacacagGTTTTGATGTCATATTCCAAGAATTTCTGACCCTTGGCCGGAATGGTTCGTGGGTTCCGAACAGCTATAGTAGATGAACCTAAGAAGATAGCAATTACAACCCAAGAAGTAATAAGTACTTGGCCATGTACATAAACTTGACTTTGCATATCAGGAAACAAGCTATTTTTTCAATCCCCACCTCGAGAGATGGTGAAAAACACACATCACAAAACCAATGAGGATATTCGTGTTTCTTAGCTAGTTAATTCTTTTGAGAAGCACCCATAACATAAAACGGACTCCACTTTCACCAACCCATGTTACTGCAAAACTATCCAAGAAGTAAAAATGAGAATAAAACAACCGCCAGAGTGCAGCAAAAGCCGATATCGCATTGAGATAAGTACTCTACTGTGTAGAAATTCCTTATCAATGTAGCAAAATGGAGAGTCTTGAAGATTATTATTATGATCCTGAGGTCCCCTAAATAAGAAATGGCCAAGATGCCACATAACTGACTAGAAAGCCTACCAAAGACTGGAGTTTTCTCTCCAGAGGAATCAAAAGCTCACCAAATAGTCAAAAATTCTAATCAATTGCACAAGTCATCAGAAACTGGAAAAACGCTAATGAAATTACATTATATAGGAACACTGCTTACAAGCCTAGCTCCAATTTGATCAAGTTGTTTCACCATAGCTAAAGCCTTCAAGTTACCTTCTTTCATGAAGGCATCAACCATTCTCTCCCCGATTTCCCTACCCCTCTCTTCGTCGTCCGTCACGGCGACGGCAGTCGGCCCCGCACCACTTATTGTACACCCAAACGCCCCGGCAGCGATTGCAGCTTTCTTTACTGCCTCCATTCCCGGAATCAATGGAGCCCTCCTCGGCTCGACTATCTTATCCGATGACAATGCCCTGCCCAATCCTTTCAAGTCTCCTTGCAAAACAGATGCAACCAATGCCCCCGCCTGGCTAGAATTCCACACATGGTGCGACATTGTGATTTCTTGTGGCAATACAGCTCTCATTTTTTTCGTGGGAGCTTCAAATTCCGGATTTACTAACACAAAGAATAGTTTGCTTTCTTGAGGGAGCTTCAACTGCATTAGTTCAAGAGGATCATAGCTTCTAATCAAAACGAAACCTCCCATGATTGAAGGAGCTATATTGTCAGCATGGTAGCCGGAGACCTTCGCCTCAGACTCAAGCCCGGCGATAACGAGCTCTGATTGAGACAGCGGCCCTCCGAAAAGCTCGTTAACGGCTACTGCAGCTGCTGCTGCACTTGCTGCGCTGGAGCCTAGACCACTGCCGAGGGGTAGACCCTTCTCCAGGGAGAGGGAGACGCCAACCGATCGAACTTTCAGCATCTTCATGACAGCAATGGCAGCGATACCAGCGCAATTCCACAACGGATTCTTGCTGAGCTTCGACCCAGCTCCGGAGATCTCAGAAATGAAAACCTCACCAGGACGAACATCCGGGTCCACTCGAAGGTTGACGTAGTCTCCGATCCCATCTACGGCGCAGCCCAGAAAGTCGAAGCCCGGACCCAGGTTAGCTACGGTAGCGGGGGCGAAAGATTTGACGGAAGTGAACACAGGTTTGGGCTCTACCACACCGATTGCTACAGATTTGGAATTGGAGGACGGCTGAACTGAGGCAGATACACTGAATCTCAAGCAAGATGGAAGATGAGACGGAGATTTGGATAATCTTGTGGTTGAAGTGGGGCTGAAAACAGGATTCAAGCTCATTTCACAAGAAGATATGGCCATTTTTTCCGGCGTCTCCGAACGGGACCACTGGGCGGCGCGCCTCCTACAATGTCTTCCGCCGATATCGCTTCTTCGTTCCGTGCTTTACAGAGATCCAAATCTTGAACTTGAAGCTCTGAAATTCACTTGGGAAGCATGAATTCGCGGAGAGAAAAGATTGAAGAACACAGAGAAGAGTGGCGCAATGGAGAAGAAGAGATGACGGTGACACTAATCAAGAAATTAGGGATTCCAAATCACCGGATTTGTTTGTTtatgttttcttgttttttttttaataaaaaaacaaaataataataatatgaaaaatGTCAGAGGTACAACAAATATCATGTATAacgatatttataataataatatcgtaagattttgttattttaccgcgagattttgtatttaatgtattttgagattttgataaattaaatttttgtgttgaattttttgtgttgtaaGATTTGGTATACAAATTTTGTTGTACATGTCGCATCACtctaataatattatatttaaaatttaatatgccCTTTATTATTAGCTTCCTATCGAATAAAACAAATTGAAATATGTACTCATATAGTGGGATTAATTTAAGGGTAAATTAGCATTCAGTTCCTGAACCCAAACACATATACATGTTTAGTTTcttgtcaaaaaaaatttgtttaaactCCTTGAGCCCACATCTTTTTCTCGGATAAAAATCgatacaaaatattaaaaatatggcacgaatacatgatattcgagcactaattgttcaagatcgggtataaaaaataagattttgaatataaaacctgaacatttttattaatatgaacttgcaacatatgtttgaatactcaaaaatcatagaaAGTCggtataaaatattaaaaatatggtacgaatacatgatatcAAGAACTAATTATTCAAGATCGGGtataaaaaataagattttgaatATAAAACCTGAACATCTTTATTAAATAAGAACTTGCAACATATGTTTGAATGCTCAAAAATCACAAATTTGTatcagatctaacacatttggtactcaaaaatcatatattaataccatattttcaatgttttgtactgatTTCCATACAAATAATATAAATGTGTCAttatatcaatattttcttattactcaaaaatcatatatttgtaccaaaTTTGacacatttgatactcaaatatcatatattagtaccgtATTTCTGAAATTTTGTACCGATTTTCCTCCAAAGAAGACAATGtgtcattaatatcaatatttatttacatatttgagtactcaaaaatcatatatttgtaccagatttgaaaaagttgatactcaaatatcatgtattcgtCAGTGTTTTCAAAACCGGACCGGACCTGTCGGTTCGATCGGGAACCGGTCACTGGTTCGGTCCGAAATACCCCAAATAACCGCTTGACCGGTTGGACCGTTCAGAATCGGTCAAGAACCGGTCAAAACGGTCAAACCGGCTAAGAACTGGCCAAGAACAGGTTAAACCGGAATTtcgaatttttttcttttttttttaaaaaaagttttaaatttttttttaaaactttaatttaatattttattatatatatacatgattaattGAAATTTGTACatccttaaaaatattattttactattattagagtttttttaatttatttatttacgtttaaaattatatataactataattaatattttgaatatatttatatcgttatttatttttaaaactaagataaatatattttttttgtctatttatatacatcttttaggttttaaaatttaaaatatattattaattatattatattatataaccGGTTTTCCGGTTCGACCGACCGGTTGAACCGTTTTTTCAAGGTAAACTagttcgatcaccggtccgaTTATAAAAACATTGGTATTTATACCATATTTTCAACGTTTTGTACCGaatttcatccaaaatatttatgtgggcccagggagtttaaaaaatattttttctgaCAAGAGACTGAAAATAAATTTATGTTTGGGTTTAGGGACTGATAGCTAATTTACAGTTAATTTAAtcatttcttttaaaaaaatattaatttaatcatATGAAGTACAATGTCTTATCGATTGATAACTTGTTATTGTTTTGATCAATTATTTGCTCAAgttctaaaaaataattagcATATACATTAGTCAAGTTGTGTTTGAGATAAAATAGATGAAAAGTAACTGAGATATTTTTGATAGTaaaacttgtaattttattttattcagaaaGATTTAAGACTTCAATTACGAGATTTACTAGCCAAAGAGAGAACATCCCAGACTCCCAAACAAACGAGAAGGTGGGAAAAAGCAAAAGAAGCAAGCGTATAAGCTATCATATTTGCCGAACTCCTACAGTGATGAAGCTTGATATTTTTTCGAGAAACCAAGTGTTGCTTCACATCTGTTGCAAGAGTACCAATGTAACTAAAATTCTCTTTTGGATTGGCGATTGCTTGCACCACCAGAAGCGAATCCGAATAGacctcatgaatttcaaaaCCTTTTTCACGCACCAAGAGCAATCCCTCCTTAATAGATATCAACTCTCCAAAGATAACCGAATGGGGCTTCTGTATCTGAGATCCGAATGCCAACAAAACCTGTCCTTCGTGGTCTCGCAACACTCCTCCAACTGATTATCTATTATCTTGCTCCTGAAATGCAGAATCAACATCCAGCCTCAGTTGATTAAACCTCGGCCTTACCCATTTGACTTGTGAATTTAAAATCCGATCTGTACAGGTGATCTTCAAGGATTCACGAGATGTCTGGAATTCATTAAGCAAAGAATCACTCCAATCAACATCCATCCTTGAATTGTTCAAATTTTTACCGTGGCTTATACGCATTCTTTCCTGCCAGATAGCCCATGTTCTCATAACGAAGAGCTCGAAGTCTTTAGTACACAACTCCTTCTTCATCCATCTGAAAACATCAATTATTCCTAAATGTCTTACCTGTTTGAGCAATGGTTTGAAGATTGTATCCTTCCAACAAGGCTTCATCACAGAACACCAAAAAAGTGCATGGCAAGTGGAATCACTCACAAATTGACAGAATCTGCAATCTCCCGAGACTGGAACGTGATGCCTTTGTAAATTAGCCCCGATCGGAAGAATCTCTTGTAATGTTTTCCACCAAAAAATTTAGGCCTTAAGAGGGATTGAAAGAGACCACAAATGTTTTCACCAGCTTATGGAATGATCCTCAGAACAATGTGCTGGAGTATCAAAAAAATCCCATGTCCACTTTGTAACCATCTTTGACTGAATATTTGccttttggataaaaaaatCCAATATCTACAATCTTCCCTCATTGAGTTCGATATTGGGGTTGTCAATATTTCTTGGGCTGAGAATGGAAAGAAAAGTTGACGCACAAGAGGGCCATTCCAAGTTCCATTAATCAATAGCTCACCCACTGTATCATAGTTATGCAGTCCATCCATGTGGCAAATTGGTCTTCGCCCCTGGCATCCAGGAATCACCAGAAATTACAATTTTGGACCCCTTACTCACTCTCCATCCAATCCCAAGTCTCAACAGATTTCGGCTCCACAAAAGTGAATGCCATATAAAAGAGGGATTATGTCCCAAATATGCATTCATAATGTTCTGGGATTCCGGGATTTAGAGTCTTGATATTTAAAATATCTCGCTTTTAGGACACGAGAAACAAGAGACTCCGGTTTAGCTATAATCCGCCAAATTTGTTTTGCCAAAGGGGCTCTATTGAAAGAATCTAAATC
Proteins encoded:
- the LOC140882167 gene encoding homoserine kinase isoform X2; translation: MAISSCEMSLNPVFSPTSTTRLSKSPSHLPSCLRFSVSASVQPSSNSKSVAIGVVEPKPVFTSVKSFAPATVANLGPGFDFLGCAVDGIGDYVNLRVDPDVRPGEVFISEISGAGSKLSKNPLWNCAGIAAIAVMKMLKVRSVGVSLSLEKGLPLGSGLGSSAASAAAAAVAVNELFGGPLSQSELVIAGLESEAKVSGYHADNIAPSIMGGFVLIRSYDPLELMQLKLPQESKLFFVLVNPEFEAPTKKMRAVLPQEITMSHHVWNSSQAGALVASVLQGDLKGLGRALSSDKIVEPRRAPLIPGMEAVKKAAIAAGAFGCTISGAGPTAVAVTDDEERGREIGERMVDAFMKEEAFALIVVHGCLCGKTINMGCFNYFTVAPLLSAIIWYQKHSLAV
- the LOC140882167 gene encoding homoserine kinase isoform X1, which codes for MAISSCEMSLNPVFSPTSTTRLSKSPSHLPSCLRFSVSASVQPSSNSKSVAIGVVEPKPVFTSVKSFAPATVANLGPGFDFLGCAVDGIGDYVNLRVDPDVRPGEVFISEISGAGSKLSKNPLWNCAGIAAIAVMKMLKVRSVGVSLSLEKGLPLGSGLGSSAASAAAAAVAVNELFGGPLSQSELVIAGLESEAKVSGYHADNIAPSIMGGFVLIRSYDPLELMQLKLPQESKLFFVLVNPEFEAPTKKMRAVLPQEITMSHHVWNSSQAGALVASVLQGDLKGLGRALSSDKIVEPRRAPLIPGMEAVKKAAIAAGAFGCTISGAGPTAVAVTDDEERGREIGERMVDAFMKEGNLKALAMVKQLDQIGARLKHLPSLWCMAVFVAKRSTWDVLTTLQLHLYYQP
- the LOC140882167 gene encoding homoserine kinase isoform X5; this encodes MAISSCEMSLNPVFSPTSTTRLSKSPSHLPSCLRFSVSASVQPSSNSKSVAIGVVEPKPVFTSVKSFAPATVANLGPGFDFLGCAVDGIGDYVNLRVDPDVRPGEVFISEISGAGSKLSKNPLWNCAGIAAIAVMKMLKVRSVGVSLSLEKGLPLGSGLGSSAASAAAAAVAVNELFGGPLSQSELVIAGLESEAKVSGYHADNIAPSIMGGFVLIRSYDPLELMQLKLPQESKLFFVLVNPEFEAPTKKMRAVLPQEITMSHHVWNSSQAGALVASVLQGDLKGLGRALSSDKIVEPRRAPLIPGMEAVKKAAIAAGAFGCTISGAGPTAVAVTDDEERGREIGERMVDAFMKEGNLKALAMVKQLDQIGARLVSSVPI
- the LOC140882167 gene encoding homoserine kinase isoform X3, with protein sequence MAISSCEMSLNPVFSPTSTTRLSKSPSHLPSCLRFSVSASVQPSSNSKSVAIGVVEPKPVFTSVKSFAPATVANLGPGFDFLGCAVDGIGDYVNLRVDPDVRPGEVFISEISGAGSKLSKNPLWNCAGIAAIAVMKMLKVRSVGVSLSLEKGLPLGSGLGSSAASAAAAAVAVNELFGGPLSQSELVIAGLESEAKVSGYHADNIAPSIMGGFVLIRSYDPLELMQLKLPQESKLFFVLVNPEFEAPTKKMRAVLPQEITMSHHVWNSSQAGALVASVLQGDLKGLGRALSSDKIVEPRRAPLIPGMEAVKKAAIAAGAFGCTISGAGPTAVAVTDDEERGREIGERMVDAFMKEGSSTIAVRNPRTIPAKGQKFLEYDIKTCVIFI
- the LOC140882167 gene encoding homoserine kinase isoform X4; translation: MAISSCEMSLNPVFSPTSTTRLSKSPSHLPSCLRFSVSASVQPSSNSKSVAIGVVEPKPVFTSVKSFAPATVANLGPGFDFLGCAVDGIGDYVNLRVDPDVRPGEVFISEISGAGSKLSKNPLWNCAGIAAIAVMKMLKVRSVGVSLSLEKGLPLGSGLGSSAASAAAAAVAVNELFGGPLSQSELVIAGLESEAKVSGYHADNIAPSIMGGFVLIRSYDPLELMQLKLPQESKLFFVLVNPEFEAPTKKMRAVLPQEITMSHHVWNSSQAGALVASVLQGDLKGLGRALSSDKIVEPRRAPLIPGMEAVKKAAIAAGAFGCTISGAGPTAVAVTDDEERGREIGERMVDAFMKEGNLKALAMVKQLDQIGARLLHLYYQP